From a single Mus musculus strain C57BL/6J chromosome 12, GRCm38.p6 C57BL/6J genomic region:
- the Gm2022 gene encoding Eif1a-like, protein MPKNKGKGGKNRRRGKNENESEKRELVFKEYGQEYAQVTKMLGCGWLEAMCFDGVRRLCHIRGKLRKKVWINTSDIILIGLRDYQDNKADVILKYNQDEARSLKAYGELPEHAKINEMDTFGPGDDDEIVFDDIGEDDEDIDDI, encoded by the coding sequence ATGCCAAAGAATAAAGGCAAAGGAGGCAAAAACAGGCGCAgaggtaaaaatgaaaatgaatctgaGAAAAGAGAGTTGGTGTTTAAAGAATATGGGCAAGAGTATGCTCAGGTGACCAAAATGCTGGGATGTGGATGGTTGGAAGCAATGTGTTTTGATGGTGTAAGGAGGCTGTGCCACATAAGAGGGAAGTTGAGAAAAAAGGTTTGGATAAATACCTCAGACATTATATTGATTGGTCTAAGAGACTATCAAGATAACAAAGCTGATGTAATCTTAAAGTACAATCAAGATGAAGCAAGAAGTCTGAAGGCCTATGGAGAACTTCCAGAACATGCCAAAATcaatgaaatggacacatttggTCCTGGGGATGATGATGAAATCGTGTTTGATGATATTGGAGAGGATGATGAAGACATTGATGACATCTAA